The following are from one region of the Penaeus monodon isolate SGIC_2016 chromosome 19, NSTDA_Pmon_1, whole genome shotgun sequence genome:
- the LOC119585025 gene encoding sal-like protein 3 — protein MDVSPSLRLDEHFKADLFDLVSYSEYDLGAGLGTEWGALDDIVGRTVNNNNVTVGDVMAPTWPCSNXXXXXXXXXXXXSVHPPHEKDKETSDKMWXXXXXXXTTEKVVNSATGNTIIITFPPTESQPVPDTSEAAHNPSPPMTEHNNLELFTSILNEKPYDVLVSHNHRSPASDCVSYVSAGSGYSDSGISTSLEDTASPNAGGQDHVDFDRLVDSAVDSLVYSPGAGGLPPVDDSSAMDSSSGAYMATTQLPYLTPVTQSGDVSSILEGALRGTVRRPGGPTQPLPPLPPLTKITEAKTLTLMSNMTPLPPLTSAFKAEQLNGVAGSTQISSSNGMYVTTGYDYHPAPVEELTSLDVSFNKLSTTNTSKMDQQSDTKPKKRKYTKRAAGEEPSTKGRLLHFCHICNKGFKDKYSVNVHIRTHTGEKPFTCELCGKCFRQKAHLAKHIQIHTAPKPPGKR, from the coding sequence ATGGACGTGAGCCCTTCCCTCCGCCTGGACGAGCACTTCAAGGCCGACCTGTTCGACCTCGTGTCCTACTCGGAGTACGACCTGGGCGCCGGCCTCGGGACGGAGTGGGGCGCCCTCGACGACATCGTGGGCCGCACCGTCAACAACAATAACGTGACGGTGGGCGACGTCATGGCGCCCACGTGGCCCTGCAGCAACTANNNNNNNNNNNNNNNNNNNNNNNNNNNNNNNNTGAGCGTGCACCCGCCCCACGAGAAGGACAAGGAGACGAGCGACAAAATGTGGNNNNNNNNNNNNNNNNNNNNNACCACGGAGAAGGTGGTCAACAGCGCCACGGgcaacaccattatcatcaccttcccGCCCACAGAGTCGCAGCCCGTCCCCGACACCTCGGAGGCCGCCCACAACCCGTCGCCGCCCATGACGGAGCACAACAACCTCGAGCTCTTCACCTCCATCCTCAACGAGAAGCCATACGACGTCCTCGTGTCGCACAACCACCGCTCGCCCGCCTCCGACTGCGTCTCCTACGTAAGCGCCGGCTCGGGCTACAGCGACTCCGGCATCTCGACGTCGCTCGAGGACACGGCGTCGCCCAACGCCGGCGGACAAGACCACGTCGACTTCGACCGACTCGTCGACTCGGCCGTCGACTCGCTCGTATACTCCCCCGGCGCAGGCGGCCTGCCTCCTGTCGACGACAGCTCCGCCATGGATAGCAGTAGCGGCGCCTACATGGCCACGACGCAGCTGCCGTACCTGACGCCGGTGACGCAGAGCGGTGACGTGTCCTCCATCCTGGAGGGGGCGCTCAGAGGCACCGTGCGGCGGCCCGGCGGCCCGACGCAGCCGCTGCCACCGCTGCCGCCGCTCACGAAGATAACGGAGGCGAAGACGCTCACCCTCATGTCCAACATGACGCCTCTGCCGCCTCTGACGTCCGCGTTCAAGGCGGAGCAGCTGAACGGCGTGGCCGGTTCGACGCAGATCAGCAGCAGCAACGGCATGTACGTCACGACCGGCTACGACTACCACCCGGCCCCCGTCGAGGAGCTGACGAGCCTCGACGTGTCGTTCAACAAGCTGTCCACCACCAACACGTCCAAGATGGACCAGCAGTCGGACACGAAGCCCAAGAAGCGCAAGTACACCAAGCGAGCAGCCGGCGAGGAGCCGTCCACCAAGGGCCGCCTCCTGCACTTCTGCCACATCTGCAACAAAGGCTTCAAAGACAAGTACAGTGTGAACGTGCACATCCGCACCCACACCGGCGAAAAGCCCTTCACTTGTGAGCTGTGCGGCAAGTGCTTCCGGCAGAAGGCCCACCTGGCCAAGCACATACAGATCCACACCGCGCCGAAGCCCCCGGGAAAGAGGTGA